A single region of the Mycobacterium lentiflavum genome encodes:
- a CDS encoding aldo/keto reductase has product MTTQNSKTVAAASGTFTLGGDLTVNRLGFGAMRIVGKGVWGPPADRDECVRVLRRAVELGVDLFDTADSYGPYISEEIIREALYPYDGIVIATKAGFLRTGPDVWIEMGYPAYLRQEVEMSLRRLGVETIDLLQLHRVDPKWPLADQVGELAKLKDEGKIRHIGLSEINVDQLNEAQTITPIVSVQNMYNLTVRRAEPLLDAATEQGVGFIPYFPLAAGPLAAADGPLQRIAADHHASPSQLALAWLLKRSPVMLPIPGTSKVAHLEENVAAAEITLSDEEFEAMAAAGAQ; this is encoded by the coding sequence GTGACCACACAAAACTCGAAAACTGTTGCCGCCGCCTCCGGAACGTTCACGCTCGGTGGTGATCTGACCGTCAACCGTCTCGGGTTCGGGGCGATGCGCATCGTCGGTAAGGGCGTCTGGGGCCCACCGGCTGATCGCGACGAATGTGTCCGGGTGTTGCGCCGCGCCGTCGAACTCGGCGTGGACCTTTTCGACACCGCGGACTCCTACGGCCCCTACATCTCCGAGGAGATCATCCGCGAGGCGCTCTATCCCTACGACGGCATCGTGATCGCCACCAAGGCCGGGTTCTTGCGGACCGGACCGGATGTCTGGATCGAGATGGGCTACCCGGCGTATCTGCGGCAAGAAGTCGAGATGAGCCTGCGCCGCCTGGGTGTGGAGACGATAGACCTTTTGCAGCTGCACCGTGTCGATCCCAAGTGGCCGCTGGCCGACCAGGTGGGCGAGCTGGCCAAGCTGAAGGACGAGGGCAAGATCCGCCACATCGGGCTGTCCGAGATCAACGTCGACCAGCTCAACGAGGCGCAGACGATCACCCCGATTGTGTCGGTGCAGAACATGTACAACCTGACGGTCCGCAGGGCCGAGCCGCTGCTCGACGCCGCGACCGAACAGGGTGTCGGCTTCATCCCGTACTTCCCGCTGGCGGCCGGGCCGCTGGCCGCCGCCGACGGCCCGCTGCAGCGCATCGCCGCCGACCACCACGCGTCGCCGTCGCAGCTGGCCCTGGCCTGGTTGCTGAAGCGCTCGCCGGTGATGCTGCCGATCCCGGGCACGTCGAAGGTGGCGCACCTGGAGGAAAACGTGGCCGCCGCCGAGATCACGCTGTCCGACGAGGAGTTCGAGGCCATGGCGGCTGCCGGAGCGCAGTAA
- a CDS encoding HIT family protein, translating to MSEQDGADRGEDTILDRGVGERDHLQRLWTPYRMTYLAEAPAKRDPNSLGKREEPFTDIPQLPDEEGLVVARGELVYAVLNLYPYNPGHLMVVPYRKLSEIEDLTDAESAELMAFIQKAIRVIKNVSRPHGFNVGLNLGTSAGGSLSEHLHVHVVPRWGGDANFITIVGGAKVIPQLLRETRQLLATEWAKQR from the coding sequence GTGAGTGAGCAGGACGGCGCCGATCGCGGCGAGGACACCATTCTCGACAGAGGCGTCGGCGAGCGTGACCACCTGCAGCGATTGTGGACGCCGTACCGGATGACGTACCTGGCCGAGGCGCCGGCCAAGCGCGATCCCAACTCTTTGGGCAAACGCGAGGAGCCGTTCACCGACATTCCGCAACTGCCCGACGAAGAGGGTCTGGTGGTCGCGCGCGGCGAACTCGTCTACGCCGTGCTCAACCTCTACCCGTACAACCCCGGGCACCTGATGGTGGTGCCCTACCGGAAGCTGTCCGAAATCGAGGACCTCACCGACGCCGAGAGCGCGGAGCTGATGGCCTTCATCCAGAAGGCGATTCGAGTGATCAAGAACGTGTCGCGGCCGCACGGCTTCAACGTCGGCCTGAACCTGGGAACGTCGGCGGGTGGGTCGCTGTCCGAACATCTGCACGTGCACGTGGTGCCGCGCTGGGGTGGCGACGCGAACTTCATCACGATCGTCGGCGGCGCGAAGGTGATCCCGCAGTTGCTGCGCGAGACGCGACAGCTGCTCGCGACGGAGTGGGCCAAACAGCGATGA
- a CDS encoding phosphatidylinositol mannoside acyltransferase yields the protein MISTPSGLKALTAPRDLFTRTASDWAYATGWMAVRAVPESAARNIFDTGARYAARNGGPDQLRKNLARVIGVPPAQVPDGLMRASLESYGRYWREAFRLPSMDHRALARRVDETFIGADNIDAVLVAGRGVVLALPHSGNWDMAGLWLAQTRGTFTTVAERLKPESLYRRFIAYRESLGFEVLPLSGGDRPAFEVLCDRLRANRVVCLMAERDLTRTGVEVDFFGEPTRMPAGPAKLAIETGAALCPAHCWNEPDAWPVEIFPPLDCSSGDVRAITQALADRFTINIAAHPEDWHMLQPQWLADLSDDRRARLKEA from the coding sequence GTGATCTCCACTCCGTCCGGCTTGAAAGCACTCACCGCACCCCGCGACCTGTTCACCAGGACGGCGAGCGACTGGGCATACGCCACCGGCTGGATGGCGGTGCGTGCGGTCCCAGAGTCCGCCGCGCGCAACATATTCGACACCGGAGCGCGCTACGCCGCCCGCAACGGCGGCCCCGACCAGCTGCGCAAGAACCTGGCCCGGGTCATCGGCGTGCCGCCGGCCCAGGTACCGGACGGCCTGATGCGGGCCTCGCTCGAGTCCTACGGGCGCTACTGGCGCGAGGCTTTCCGGCTGCCGTCGATGGACCATCGTGCACTGGCCCGCCGGGTCGATGAGACGTTCATCGGCGCCGACAATATCGACGCGGTGCTGGTGGCCGGGAGGGGTGTGGTGCTCGCGCTGCCGCACAGCGGCAACTGGGACATGGCCGGGCTGTGGCTGGCGCAGACACGCGGCACCTTCACCACGGTCGCCGAGCGACTCAAACCCGAGTCGCTGTACCGGCGTTTCATCGCCTACCGGGAAAGTCTTGGCTTCGAAGTGCTTCCGTTGTCCGGTGGCGACCGTCCGGCCTTCGAGGTGTTGTGCGACCGGCTGCGGGCCAACCGGGTGGTGTGCCTGATGGCCGAGCGCGATCTCACCCGCACCGGGGTCGAGGTCGACTTCTTCGGCGAGCCCACCCGGATGCCGGCCGGGCCGGCGAAGCTCGCGATCGAAACCGGGGCGGCACTGTGCCCGGCGCACTGCTGGAATGAGCCCGACGCCTGGCCCGTCGAGATATTTCCGCCGCTGGACTGTTCCAGCGGGGACGTCCGAGCCATCACCCAGGCGCTGGCCGACCGATTCACCATAAACATCGCCGCCCACCCCGAGGATTGGCACATGCTGCAGCCGCAGTGGCTGGCCGATCTCTCCGACGACAGACGTGCCCGGCTGAAGGAAGCCTGA
- the pgsA gene encoding phosphatidylinositol phosphate synthase, whose amino-acid sequence MSKAPFLSRAAFARLTTPTARALLRVGLTPDAVTILGTVVAVAGALTLFPMGRLFAGACVVWFAVLFDMADGAMARERGGGTRFGAVLDASCDRVSDGAVFSGLLWWIVFGLHDKPLAAATLICLVTSQVISYIKARAEASGLRGDGGIIERPERLIIVLVGAGVSDFPFVAWPPALPVAMWVLAAASVVTCVQRLHAVRTSPGAAEPLPPTPGSGETSAP is encoded by the coding sequence ATGAGTAAGGCGCCCTTCCTGTCCAGGGCCGCGTTTGCCCGGCTCACCACCCCGACGGCCAGGGCGCTGCTGCGGGTGGGCCTGACGCCGGACGCCGTCACGATCTTGGGCACCGTGGTGGCCGTGGCGGGGGCGCTGACGTTGTTCCCGATGGGCAGGCTGTTCGCCGGCGCCTGTGTGGTTTGGTTCGCCGTGCTCTTCGACATGGCCGACGGTGCGATGGCCCGCGAGCGTGGCGGCGGCACCCGGTTCGGCGCGGTACTGGACGCGTCGTGCGACCGCGTCAGCGACGGCGCGGTGTTCAGCGGGCTGCTGTGGTGGATTGTGTTCGGGCTGCACGACAAACCGCTGGCGGCGGCGACGTTGATCTGCCTGGTCACGTCGCAGGTGATCTCCTACATCAAGGCCCGGGCCGAGGCCAGCGGACTGCGCGGCGACGGCGGGATCATCGAACGACCGGAACGGCTGATCATCGTGCTGGTCGGCGCGGGTGTGTCGGACTTTCCGTTCGTCGCCTGGCCTCCGGCGCTACCCGTGGCGATGTGGGTGCTGGCAGCGGCCAGCGTGGTCACCTGCGTGCAGCGCCTGCACGCGGTGCGGACCTCGCCCGGCGCCGCGGAACCCCTGCCGCCCACGCCGGGCAGCGGCGAAACGAGCGCACCGTGA
- the thrS gene encoding threonine--tRNA ligase produces the protein MSAPAQSVPAAPIRVPAGTTAAAAVGEAGLPRRGVPDAIVVVRDADGKLRDLSWVPEADAEVVPVAANTDEGRSVIRHSAAHVLAQAVQNLFPQAKLGIGPPIADGFYYDFDVAEPFTPEDLEKLEKRMRQIVKDGQLFDRRVYESKDAAREELANEPYKLELVDDKSGDPDVMEVGGDELTAYDNLNPRTRERVWGDLCRGPHIPTTKHIPAFKLTRSSAAYWRGDQSNASLQRIYGTAWESQEALDKHLELLEEAQRRDHRKLGVELDLFSFPDEIGSGLAVFHPKGGIIRRELEEYSRRKHIEAGYEFVNTPHITKEQLYITSGHLEWYAEGMYPPMHLDAEFNADGTVRKPGQDYYLKPMNCPMHHLIYRSRGRSYRELPLRLFEFGSVYRYEKSGVVHGLTRVRGMTQDDAHIYCTREQMRDELSSLLRFVLDLLADYGLDDFYLELSTKDPEKYSGSDEMWDEATEVLREVAVASGLHFVPDPGGAAFYGPKISVQVKDALGRSWQMSTIQLDFNMPDRFELEYTASDGSRQRPVLIHRALFGSIERFFGILTEHYAGAFPAWLAPVQVVGIPVADEHAGYLEDVAAQLRSRGVRVEVDTSDDRMAKKIVNHTNQRVPFMLLAGDRDVEGGAVSFRFGDRTQINGVPVDAAIDTIVKWIADRENAAPTQELVKVAGGE, from the coding sequence ATGAGCGCCCCCGCACAGTCCGTCCCAGCAGCCCCGATCCGGGTTCCTGCCGGGACCACGGCGGCCGCTGCGGTCGGGGAGGCGGGGTTGCCCCGCCGGGGCGTGCCCGACGCCATCGTGGTGGTGCGCGACGCCGACGGCAAGCTGCGCGACCTGAGTTGGGTGCCCGAGGCCGACGCCGAGGTGGTCCCCGTCGCGGCCAACACCGACGAGGGCCGCAGTGTCATCCGGCACTCGGCCGCGCACGTGCTGGCCCAGGCCGTCCAGAACCTGTTCCCACAGGCCAAACTGGGGATCGGGCCGCCCATCGCGGACGGCTTCTACTACGACTTCGACGTGGCGGAGCCGTTCACTCCCGAAGACCTGGAAAAACTGGAAAAGCGAATGCGCCAGATCGTCAAGGACGGGCAGCTGTTCGACCGGCGGGTCTATGAATCCAAGGACGCGGCGCGCGAGGAGTTGGCCAACGAGCCGTACAAGCTCGAGCTCGTCGACGACAAGTCGGGCGACCCGGACGTCATGGAGGTCGGGGGAGACGAGCTCACCGCCTACGACAATCTCAATCCCCGTACCCGCGAACGGGTCTGGGGTGACCTGTGCCGCGGTCCGCACATCCCGACCACCAAGCACATCCCGGCGTTCAAGCTCACCCGCAGCTCGGCCGCCTACTGGCGCGGCGACCAGAGCAACGCCAGCCTGCAACGCATCTACGGCACCGCCTGGGAGTCACAGGAAGCGCTCGACAAGCACCTGGAGCTGCTCGAGGAGGCGCAGCGGCGCGACCATCGTAAGTTGGGCGTCGAGCTGGACCTGTTCAGCTTCCCCGACGAAATCGGTTCCGGCCTGGCGGTTTTCCACCCCAAAGGCGGCATCATCCGCCGCGAGCTCGAGGAGTACTCGAGACGCAAGCACATCGAGGCCGGCTACGAGTTCGTCAATACCCCGCATATCACCAAGGAGCAGCTGTACATCACCTCGGGCCACCTCGAGTGGTACGCCGAGGGCATGTACCCGCCGATGCACCTGGACGCGGAGTTCAACGCGGACGGGACGGTACGCAAACCCGGGCAGGACTACTACCTCAAGCCGATGAACTGCCCGATGCACCACCTGATCTATCGGTCCCGCGGCCGCTCGTACCGCGAGCTTCCGTTGCGGCTCTTCGAGTTCGGCAGCGTGTACCGCTACGAGAAGTCCGGCGTGGTGCACGGGCTGACCCGGGTGCGCGGCATGACCCAGGACGACGCGCACATCTACTGCACGCGAGAGCAGATGCGCGACGAGCTGAGCTCGCTGTTGCGCTTCGTGCTCGACTTGCTGGCCGACTACGGGCTCGACGACTTCTACCTGGAGCTGTCCACCAAGGACCCGGAGAAGTACTCCGGCTCTGACGAGATGTGGGACGAGGCCACCGAAGTCCTGCGGGAAGTGGCCGTGGCCTCCGGGTTGCATTTCGTTCCCGACCCCGGTGGCGCGGCGTTCTACGGTCCGAAGATCTCCGTGCAGGTCAAGGACGCGTTGGGCCGCAGCTGGCAGATGTCCACGATCCAGCTCGACTTCAACATGCCGGACCGATTCGAGCTGGAATACACCGCATCCGACGGCTCGCGGCAGCGCCCGGTGCTGATCCACCGGGCGCTGTTCGGGTCCATCGAGCGGTTCTTCGGCATTCTCACCGAGCACTATGCCGGGGCTTTCCCGGCGTGGCTGGCACCGGTTCAGGTAGTCGGCATTCCGGTCGCCGACGAACACGCGGGTTACCTGGAAGATGTTGCCGCGCAACTGAGGTCGCGAGGTGTCCGGGTCGAGGTGGACACCAGCGACGACCGGATGGCCAAGAAGATCGTCAACCACACCAATCAGCGCGTCCCGTTCATGTTGCTGGCCGGTGACCGTGACGTCGAGGGCGGTGCGGTCAGCTTCCGCTTCGGCGACCGCACCCAGATCAACGGCGTGCCTGTCGACGCTGCGATCGATACCATCGTGAAGTGGATCGCCGACCGCGAGAATGCCGCTCCCACACAAGAACTGGTGAAGGTAGCCGGCGGTGAGTGA
- a CDS encoding PaaI family thioesterase, with the protein MVAGEHQKHPGGGFNPPEPTTKGGPDYGRFIDAVRRLQDHARAVDAPDEVITEAADTLEKLSALLSPYDADEWASPSGRRMDLPLRGNILTMPIGAHKTEDGRMAGWARFARFHLGRNGAVHGGSLGMLFDTVLGLTTSVLTGSPRQRTAYLKIDYRHIVPIEKELQFDAGIDKVDGRKIFVSGKLTDGDTLLAEAEALFVKLKPGQP; encoded by the coding sequence CTGGTGGCCGGCGAGCATCAGAAACACCCCGGCGGGGGATTCAACCCACCCGAACCGACGACCAAGGGCGGGCCCGACTACGGCCGGTTCATCGACGCGGTGCGCAGGCTACAAGATCACGCCCGTGCCGTCGACGCGCCCGACGAGGTCATCACCGAGGCCGCCGACACGCTGGAGAAGCTGTCCGCGCTGCTGAGCCCGTACGACGCCGACGAGTGGGCGTCGCCGTCGGGCCGCCGGATGGACCTGCCGCTGCGCGGCAACATCCTGACCATGCCGATCGGGGCGCACAAGACCGAGGACGGCCGGATGGCGGGCTGGGCGCGCTTCGCGCGATTCCACCTGGGCCGCAACGGCGCAGTGCATGGCGGATCGCTGGGCATGCTGTTCGACACGGTGCTCGGCCTGACGACGTCGGTGCTCACCGGCAGCCCGCGTCAGCGCACCGCTTACTTGAAGATCGACTACCGCCACATCGTGCCAATCGAAAAGGAGCTGCAGTTCGACGCCGGCATCGACAAGGTGGACGGCCGCAAAATCTTTGTGTCGGGCAAGTTGACCGACGGTGACACGTTGCTGGCCGAGGCCGAGGCGTTGTTCGTGAAACTCAAGCCGGGCCAGCCCTGA